A region of Euryarchaeota archaeon DNA encodes the following proteins:
- a CDS encoding adenine phosphoribosyltransferase produces MGRLLDESVRRSTVVKFGTYDYFVHPLTDGIPAIEPALLDEVASELMKIGDFRADALVTVEAMGIPVAVAVSERTGVPLNIVRKRAYRLPGEARIAQTTGYSKTELFINGLARGMRVTVIDDVVSTGGTLGTLIDALRGLGVGLVDVVVVFEKGDGRRIVESRHSIKVKTLCRVEIDSGRALPSSPPA; encoded by the coding sequence ATGGGGCGCCTCCTCGACGAATCCGTCCGCCGCTCCACGGTCGTGAAGTTCGGCACCTACGATTATTTCGTGCACCCTTTGACCGACGGGATTCCAGCGATCGAACCCGCTCTTCTAGACGAGGTGGCCTCGGAACTCATGAAGATCGGCGACTTCCGGGCCGACGCTTTGGTCACCGTCGAGGCGATGGGGATCCCCGTCGCGGTGGCGGTGTCGGAGCGCACGGGCGTGCCGCTCAACATCGTCCGCAAGAGGGCGTACAGACTTCCCGGCGAGGCAAGAATCGCACAGACGACCGGCTATTCCAAGACGGAGCTTTTCATCAACGGGCTCGCACGCGGCATGCGCGTCACGGTGATCGACGACGTGGTATCGACCGGCGGCACCCTTGGTACCCTTATCGACGCATTGCGCGGTCTTGGCGTCGGATTGGTCGACGTGGTCGTCGTCTTCGAGAAAGGCGATGGGAGGCGCATCGTGGAGTCGAGGCACTCGATCAAGGTGAAGACGCTTTGCCGCGTTGAGATCGACTCCGGTCGCGCGCTTCCAAGTAGCCCCCCGGCTTGA
- a CDS encoding 2-oxoacid:acceptor oxidoreductase subunit alpha — protein MQKNKFSWMVGGPQGSGIDSSARMFALSCARGGLYVYGRREYCSNIKGEHSYFQLRIEDRLVRSPINDVHLLASYDNETIARHLYSGEVVPGSAVIYDSALVKQKIEDIGTLDHRLQEEMTAYLKKKGKGDTVADMLEDAKEKGIRLVPLPYGDIIAELGKELNIVELSKLTIMKNTICVGASLGAVGYDFTILEEVIRDQFKGKAGIADNNILAAKKGYDRAHSLLGGFPHKLEKVSTAPSDKRMYLQGSQAVGMGKILAGCKFQTYYPITPATDESEFLEQNPQYGTVVVQTEDEIAAVTMAVGSALTGVRSSTSTSGPGFGLMAEGLGWAGINEVPVVVINYQRAGPSTGLPTRHEQGDLKFALYVGHGDYPRIVLAPGDLEQCFFDTVDAFNYAETYQTPVILLCDKNLANNSQVVPMFDASKAVINRGKLLTEAETEAKSEDGLFNRYNYSADGISNRPVLGMKGGIHWATGDEHTERGHITEDPVIRNNMMEKRAKKMETMLKDIPDDKKAVLYGDKHADVTIVSWGSTKGTVLDAIDRLKAEGLKVNLLQIRLMSPFPVDVVTRLLASAKIKVGLEMNFSGQMCRLVRQETGVAMDHQVIKYNGRPMTEDEVVGAVKQILNKKTPKVVLTHGV, from the coding sequence ATGCAAAAAAACAAGTTTTCCTGGATGGTCGGAGGTCCGCAAGGATCAGGGATCGATTCATCCGCAAGGATGTTCGCACTCTCATGCGCGCGCGGCGGCCTGTACGTGTACGGACGCCGTGAGTACTGCAGTAACATCAAGGGCGAACACTCCTACTTCCAGCTGAGGATCGAGGACAGACTCGTCCGGTCCCCCATAAACGATGTCCACCTCCTCGCATCGTACGACAACGAGACCATCGCCCGCCACCTCTACTCGGGCGAGGTCGTCCCAGGCTCCGCCGTGATCTACGATTCCGCCCTGGTCAAACAGAAGATCGAGGACATCGGAACGCTCGACCATCGGCTCCAAGAGGAGATGACGGCCTACCTCAAGAAGAAAGGAAAAGGCGACACCGTCGCGGACATGCTTGAGGACGCCAAGGAGAAGGGCATCCGGCTCGTGCCGCTTCCCTACGGGGACATCATCGCGGAGCTTGGCAAGGAACTGAACATCGTCGAGCTCTCGAAACTCACCATCATGAAAAACACCATCTGCGTCGGGGCGTCGCTCGGCGCCGTGGGCTACGACTTCACGATCCTTGAAGAAGTCATCCGGGACCAGTTCAAGGGCAAGGCCGGGATAGCCGACAACAACATCCTCGCGGCGAAGAAGGGCTACGACCGCGCCCACTCGCTCCTTGGAGGTTTCCCGCACAAGTTGGAGAAGGTCTCGACAGCGCCATCCGACAAGCGCATGTACCTCCAAGGGTCGCAGGCCGTGGGCATGGGGAAGATCCTCGCCGGGTGCAAGTTCCAGACCTACTACCCGATCACGCCGGCGACAGACGAGAGCGAGTTCCTCGAACAGAACCCGCAGTACGGGACCGTCGTGGTCCAAACGGAAGACGAGATCGCCGCCGTGACGATGGCCGTCGGCTCTGCGCTGACCGGCGTGCGTTCATCGACCTCGACCTCCGGACCCGGCTTCGGGCTTATGGCCGAAGGGTTGGGCTGGGCCGGCATCAACGAGGTGCCGGTCGTGGTCATCAACTATCAACGTGCGGGCCCCTCGACGGGACTCCCGACGCGCCACGAGCAAGGCGACCTGAAGTTCGCCCTCTACGTGGGCCACGGTGACTATCCGAGGATCGTCCTTGCCCCCGGTGATCTTGAACAGTGCTTCTTCGACACGGTGGACGCGTTCAATTACGCAGAGACCTACCAGACCCCGGTGATCCTCCTTTGCGACAAGAATCTCGCGAACAACAGCCAGGTCGTACCGATGTTCGACGCGTCGAAGGCCGTGATCAACCGCGGTAAGCTCCTCACCGAGGCCGAAACCGAAGCGAAGAGCGAAGACGGCCTCTTCAACCGCTACAACTACTCGGCCGACGGGATATCGAACCGCCCGGTCCTCGGCATGAAGGGCGGCATACACTGGGCCACCGGCGACGAGCACACGGAACGCGGCCACATCACGGAAGACCCGGTCATCCGCAACAACATGATGGAGAAGCGCGCCAAGAAGATGGAGACGATGTTGAAGGACATCCCCGACGACAAGAAGGCGGTCCTCTACGGCGACAAGCACGCCGACGTGACCATCGTCTCGTGGGGGTCGACCAAGGGCACCGTCCTCGACGCGATCGACAGGTTGAAGGCCGAGGGGCTGAAGGTGAACCTCCTCCAGATCCGGCTCATGTCGCCGTTTCCGGTGGATGTCGTGACCAGGCTCCTCGCTTCGGCGAAGATCAAGGTCGGATTGGAGATGAACTTCTCGGGCCAGATGTGCCGCCTCGTGCGTCAGGAGACCGGTGTCGCGATGGACCATCAGGTCATCAAGTACAACGGCAGGCCCATGACGGAAGACGAAGTGGTCGGTGCCGTCAAACAGATCCTCAACAAGAAGACCCCCAAGGTGGTGCTTACCCATGGCGTCTAA
- a CDS encoding transcriptional regulator: MRAQILEETRRVLATAGFSLSEKCDVRPLSFDVIARRGEEMLVVKVLTNVDSISENVASELRVIAKFIGGTPLLVGERSSAGDLEQGALYVRHGVTITSLETLEDFLVGETPPLVFAGPGGFYVHVDGATLRRLREERAISLGQLAEVAGVSRRAIAMYEEGMNAMVDVVLRMEEFLEAPISRPLDPFAFDPAKVSHPSRLENLQEGLLRDALLEFRRLGYDVAETQRSPFSAVSAARKTLIFTGVSEGEADFKARARALADIAGLTGKHAVFVVREMRTKTSVEGTALVGETEMEKMDSADEMVSVIEERRKKTE; this comes from the coding sequence ATGAGAGCGCAGATACTGGAGGAGACGCGCCGTGTCCTTGCCACCGCAGGCTTCTCACTATCCGAGAAATGCGATGTCCGACCGTTAAGTTTCGACGTCATCGCAAGGCGCGGCGAGGAGATGCTCGTCGTGAAGGTCCTCACGAACGTGGACTCCATTTCCGAAAACGTCGCCTCGGAACTACGCGTCATCGCGAAGTTCATCGGAGGGACACCGCTCCTTGTGGGCGAGCGCTCGTCCGCGGGGGATCTCGAACAGGGAGCGCTCTACGTGCGCCATGGTGTCACCATCACGAGCCTGGAGACGCTGGAGGATTTCCTCGTGGGCGAAACGCCGCCGCTTGTCTTTGCCGGGCCGGGCGGTTTCTACGTCCACGTGGACGGGGCGACGCTGCGGCGGCTACGCGAGGAACGCGCGATCTCCCTCGGCCAACTGGCTGAAGTAGCAGGCGTGTCCCGTCGGGCCATCGCCATGTACGAGGAGGGGATGAACGCGATGGTCGACGTCGTATTGAGGATGGAGGAGTTCCTCGAAGCCCCGATCAGCCGGCCCCTCGACCCGTTCGCCTTCGATCCCGCCAAGGTCTCGCACCCATCACGGTTGGAGAACCTCCAGGAAGGACTGCTACGAGACGCCCTCTTGGAATTCCGTAGACTCGGTTACGACGTCGCCGAGACGCAGCGGAGCCCGTTCTCGGCCGTGAGCGCCGCAAGGAAGACCCTCATCTTCACCGGCGTATCCGAGGGGGAAGCGGACTTCAAGGCCCGCGCCCGGGCGCTTGCCGACATCGCCGGCCTCACGGGCAAACACGCGGTATTCGTCGTGCGCGAGATGCGCACGAAGACGTCCGTCGAGGGGACCGCGCTCGTCGGCGAGACAGAAATGGAGAAGATGGATTCCGCCGACGAGATGGTCTCCGTGATCGAGGAAAGGCGAAAGAAGACGGAGTAG
- a CDS encoding FAD-binding oxidoreductase, with protein sequence MQLQDMIMHPQKAMARFDPLRKELTDGQKRDLMHTFGDRVSLDWNERLIYSHDGGALPAPLRIMLKTRAAAVIRARDSSDLYHALRFAKTHLLPVTPRGAGTSWNGASHPAEDGLVVDMRGFNRVLAIDETALTCTVEPGINFLTLEKTLNAKGLSLRTHPTTAPGSTVGGRVALGGGGYGSLEFGSFGDQVVEADMVRPDGKQVTLKGSDLDLVVDAEGTTGFITRLTLRVKRMEAVEPLLITFKDPEKACKAFEALSRLPLWNLHMSTREFSVMRNDAQGTKLLPGDAEAILLAAPKERLAALQSRLDDVVKAFGGEVAKGDLAKREWDNRFNQISVKRMGPSLVTAEVVVPADRLFEALEAARKAAKLEEFGIWCLAVGPREVLLVCQGLADERRPDYVLTHANSVAIVDSVKRFGGRVASAGLLFPGESKRAYGWERMNRWRDFRRKYDPKDLMNPGKIFPAHLSLAPPMDLASFMKMNKPLMMPLRGQFPYKGAAKEDSASLAIWRASGAVNASRGLSKLAHDVTTCSSCGWCSNVCPVGEVDQWESALPRGRVNLASYVLTGTGKVIKRSLPTLHECTACRRCEEVCPSKIPLVSVFEGLRSTFVERGAGSNTAFAAMAGSVKKEHNPIGRPHKDRNTWATGLAFVPTATTLLYAGCTASYSKPNTAKNAAAIAKAAGIQLAHLGADEWCCGDTLLRTGHETEARETILHNVKAVAAKNHGQILSVSPDCHRTISKEWKEAAAAEGLEWEVEAKSIVTAMREWVDSGKIKLTAPFPKKVVWYPGCGHRLAIGPSGSALLKKVPSLELMEAPDFVSCGAGAGMRQGYKDKAQRMATNRLNELKAMGVQTVVTTCGTCILNLEEANTVGKIGLEILDIVDVVAVSAGLMTPPAPPSQPAPAKPQATAPGAGAATPAAPPERPAPPVPAN encoded by the coding sequence TTGCAGCTCCAAGATATGATCATGCACCCGCAGAAGGCGATGGCGCGGTTCGATCCGTTAAGGAAGGAGCTCACGGACGGACAGAAGCGGGACCTCATGCACACGTTCGGGGACCGCGTCTCCCTCGACTGGAACGAACGGCTCATCTATTCCCATGACGGGGGTGCCCTACCTGCGCCGCTACGGATCATGTTGAAGACGCGCGCCGCGGCCGTCATCCGTGCGCGCGATTCCTCCGACCTGTACCACGCCCTGCGCTTCGCCAAGACGCATCTTCTCCCCGTGACACCCCGCGGGGCTGGCACCTCATGGAACGGGGCCTCGCACCCCGCCGAGGACGGTTTGGTCGTGGACATGCGCGGCTTCAACCGGGTCCTCGCCATCGACGAGACCGCGCTGACTTGCACGGTCGAGCCTGGGATCAACTTCCTTACCCTCGAGAAGACGCTCAATGCGAAGGGATTGTCGCTACGCACCCATCCGACCACCGCCCCGGGTTCGACGGTCGGGGGCCGCGTCGCGTTGGGCGGTGGCGGCTACGGGAGCCTCGAATTCGGGTCGTTCGGCGACCAGGTCGTCGAGGCCGACATGGTGCGCCCGGACGGAAAACAGGTGACCCTCAAGGGAAGCGACCTCGACCTCGTGGTGGACGCCGAAGGCACGACCGGGTTCATCACGCGTCTCACCCTGCGGGTGAAGAGGATGGAGGCGGTCGAGCCTCTCCTCATCACCTTCAAGGACCCCGAGAAGGCGTGCAAGGCGTTCGAGGCCCTCTCCCGGCTTCCGCTCTGGAATCTCCACATGTCGACGCGCGAGTTCTCCGTGATGAGAAACGACGCCCAAGGGACGAAACTCCTTCCCGGCGACGCGGAAGCGATCCTCCTCGCGGCGCCGAAGGAGAGATTGGCTGCGCTCCAGTCGCGCCTCGATGACGTCGTGAAGGCGTTCGGTGGAGAGGTCGCGAAAGGGGACCTCGCCAAGAGGGAATGGGACAACAGGTTCAACCAGATCTCCGTGAAGCGGATGGGCCCGAGCCTCGTGACTGCGGAGGTCGTGGTGCCGGCGGATCGGCTGTTCGAGGCCCTGGAGGCCGCGCGCAAGGCGGCAAAGCTCGAGGAGTTCGGTATCTGGTGCCTCGCGGTGGGTCCGCGCGAAGTGCTCCTTGTCTGCCAAGGCCTCGCGGACGAGCGTCGACCGGATTACGTCCTGACGCACGCGAATTCCGTCGCCATCGTCGATTCGGTGAAGAGGTTCGGTGGCCGGGTCGCATCCGCTGGCCTGCTTTTCCCGGGTGAATCGAAGAGAGCGTACGGATGGGAGCGGATGAACCGCTGGCGCGACTTCCGGCGAAAGTATGACCCGAAGGACCTCATGAACCCGGGGAAGATCTTCCCGGCACACCTCTCCCTTGCCCCGCCCATGGACCTTGCATCCTTCATGAAGATGAACAAGCCTTTGATGATGCCCCTTCGCGGCCAATTCCCCTACAAGGGCGCCGCGAAGGAGGATTCCGCCTCGCTTGCCATCTGGAGGGCCTCGGGCGCCGTCAACGCATCACGCGGACTCTCGAAGCTCGCCCATGACGTCACCACCTGCTCGTCGTGCGGCTGGTGTTCGAACGTCTGCCCCGTCGGCGAAGTCGACCAATGGGAATCCGCCCTCCCACGGGGCCGCGTGAACCTGGCGTCGTACGTGCTCACGGGAACCGGCAAGGTCATCAAACGGAGCCTGCCGACGCTTCACGAGTGCACAGCGTGCCGTCGATGCGAGGAGGTCTGCCCGTCGAAGATCCCGCTCGTATCCGTTTTCGAGGGACTGAGGTCGACCTTCGTGGAACGGGGGGCCGGCTCGAACACCGCCTTCGCGGCGATGGCCGGATCCGTGAAAAAAGAACACAATCCCATCGGAAGGCCCCACAAGGACCGGAATACGTGGGCGACGGGCCTCGCCTTCGTCCCGACGGCGACCACGCTCCTCTACGCCGGATGCACCGCGTCATATTCGAAACCGAACACGGCGAAGAACGCCGCCGCCATCGCCAAGGCCGCCGGCATCCAACTCGCCCACCTAGGTGCCGATGAATGGTGCTGCGGAGACACACTGCTTCGGACGGGCCACGAGACCGAGGCCCGCGAGACGATCCTACATAACGTGAAGGCGGTGGCGGCGAAGAACCACGGCCAGATCCTTTCGGTGAGCCCTGACTGCCACCGGACGATAAGTAAGGAATGGAAGGAGGCTGCGGCCGCGGAAGGGTTGGAGTGGGAGGTCGAGGCGAAGTCGATCGTCACCGCGATGAGAGAATGGGTCGATTCGGGAAAGATCAAGTTGACGGCCCCGTTCCCGAAGAAGGTCGTCTGGTATCCTGGGTGCGGCCACCGACTGGCGATCGGGCCGTCGGGTAGTGCGTTACTCAAGAAAGTCCCCTCCCTCGAACTCATGGAAGCCCCGGATTTCGTCTCCTGCGGTGCTGGCGCCGGTATGCGGCAGGGTTACAAGGACAAGGCCCAAAGGATGGCCACGAACCGGCTCAATGAACTCAAGGCCATGGGAGTCCAGACGGTCGTCACGACCTGCGGGACCTGCATCCTCAACCTCGAGGAGGCGAACACCGTTGGAAAGATCGGGTTGGAGATCCTCGACATCGTGGACGTCGTCGCCGTGTCCGCGGGCCTCATGACCCCGCCCGCCCCGCCGTCTCAACCTGCGCCGGCAAAGCCCCAGGCGACGGCGCCCGGTGCGGGTGCTGCGACGCCGGCGGCGCCTCCGGAAAGGCCCGCGCCTCCCGTCCCCGCGAACTAA
- a CDS encoding cysteine--tRNA ligase, whose amino-acid sequence MTLRLYNTLSRSVEAFKPRHPEFVSMYVCGPTVYDHAHIGHARSYVFYDALKRYLVHSGYRIRHVQNFTDISDRLPLVARKRGSSVVETAEHYLRSFKEDMARLRTLPPDVEPRATEHIGDIIELAKSLIASGQAYCNDAGCFFDAAHSPCFGDLAGRLPPMKPPVDGRKDQRDFAIWRFTEDAGATWDSPWGRGRPGWHIECPAMAIRHLSGRVDLHGGGLDLIYPHHEAGRAAVCAATSKPFCDFYVHNGFVTMGDTKMSKSVGNYVTVRDLLGITDPGTLRYFLLSKKYRDALEYSAEALKAAQARLWELRSAFAVLRTVRGSDGFPTESTGQRPDVAAARSSFIAALDDDFDTPKALSLMHALAGEVAAAVGAGTLGEDDARAAVEFYREADSILVVLEAGQG is encoded by the coding sequence TTGACGCTGCGGCTCTACAACACGCTCTCGAGAAGCGTTGAAGCATTCAAGCCGCGTCACCCGGAGTTCGTCTCGATGTACGTGTGCGGGCCCACCGTCTACGACCACGCGCACATCGGGCACGCGCGCTCGTACGTCTTCTACGACGCGCTCAAGCGATACCTTGTCCACTCCGGTTACCGGATCCGCCACGTCCAGAACTTCACGGACATTTCCGACCGCCTTCCACTCGTCGCAAGAAAACGCGGGAGTTCGGTGGTGGAGACGGCGGAGCATTACCTTCGCTCCTTCAAGGAGGACATGGCGCGGCTTCGGACACTCCCTCCCGACGTCGAGCCGCGGGCGACCGAGCACATCGGCGACATCATCGAACTCGCCAAGTCGCTCATCGCAAGCGGCCAAGCATACTGCAACGATGCTGGCTGCTTCTTCGACGCGGCCCACTCACCGTGCTTTGGCGACCTTGCCGGCCGTCTCCCGCCGATGAAGCCTCCGGTGGACGGCAGGAAGGACCAACGGGACTTTGCGATCTGGCGGTTCACGGAGGATGCCGGCGCCACGTGGGATTCCCCGTGGGGCCGAGGGCGCCCCGGTTGGCACATCGAATGCCCGGCGATGGCGATCCGCCACCTAAGTGGACGGGTCGACCTCCACGGTGGAGGACTCGACCTCATCTACCCGCATCACGAGGCGGGACGAGCCGCGGTGTGCGCGGCGACGAGCAAGCCCTTCTGCGATTTCTACGTCCATAATGGCTTCGTGACGATGGGCGATACGAAGATGTCGAAGTCCGTCGGCAACTACGTGACGGTCCGCGATCTCCTCGGCATCACGGATCCCGGGACGTTGCGGTATTTCCTCCTCTCCAAGAAGTACAGGGACGCGCTCGAATACTCGGCGGAGGCGTTGAAGGCGGCCCAGGCCCGGTTATGGGAGTTGAGGTCCGCGTTCGCGGTGCTTCGGACGGTCCGTGGTTCGGACGGGTTTCCAACGGAGTCCACGGGTCAAAGGCCCGACGTCGCCGCCGCGCGCTCCTCCTTTATCGCGGCCCTTGACGACGACTTCGACACGCCGAAAGCGCTCTCGCTCATGCACGCCTTGGCCGGCGAAGTCGCGGCCGCCGTCGGAGCGGGGACTTTGGGCGAGGACGATGCGCGCGCGGCGGTGGAATTCTATCGCGAGGCCGACTCGATCCTAGTGGTGCTTGAAGCGGGGCAGGGGTAA
- a CDS encoding GNAT family N-acetyltransferase has translation MTPATLTFRMMERDDVRSVSALLNEAGWAFLPHEISRLFELSPSLSVVAERDAGLLGVAMGTLHGELGWLGNVAVKASERGGGIGRRLVEATIAELEGAGAKAVRLASTAVAVKMYERLGFVQEGHVLALAGEIDGRAAPASMRLTPAHLESVIMMDRTVFGADRSRTLRRLLSEFKDNAAATGNPVTGYALLHDGVLGPLVVGSGETRDAEALVRSATAGYAGTVEVAVPGANAKAVALFGRMGFKEAVRTTLMSRGRAPAMTLSSIYSLGGLEKG, from the coding sequence TTGACGCCCGCGACGCTGACTTTCAGGATGATGGAACGCGACGACGTGCGCTCCGTCTCGGCTCTTCTCAACGAGGCCGGCTGGGCCTTCCTTCCACATGAGATAAGCAGGCTTTTCGAATTGAGCCCAAGCCTATCCGTGGTCGCCGAGCGCGATGCCGGCCTCCTAGGGGTCGCCATGGGGACGCTTCATGGCGAGCTCGGTTGGCTCGGGAACGTCGCCGTCAAGGCTTCGGAACGAGGCGGCGGCATCGGGCGGCGACTGGTGGAGGCGACGATCGCCGAATTGGAAGGCGCCGGGGCCAAGGCCGTGCGCCTCGCCTCGACCGCCGTCGCCGTGAAGATGTACGAGAGGCTTGGTTTCGTACAAGAGGGCCACGTGCTTGCCCTCGCGGGAGAAATCGACGGCCGGGCGGCGCCCGCCTCGATGCGCCTTACGCCGGCCCACCTCGAATCCGTGATCATGATGGATCGGACGGTCTTCGGCGCGGACCGGTCGCGAACGCTACGCCGACTCCTCTCCGAGTTCAAGGACAACGCGGCCGCCACCGGGAACCCGGTCACCGGTTATGCGCTCCTGCACGACGGCGTGTTGGGCCCGCTTGTGGTCGGAAGCGGCGAGACGCGCGACGCTGAAGCCCTCGTGCGCTCGGCAACAGCCGGGTACGCGGGAACTGTGGAGGTCGCCGTCCCGGGGGCCAACGCGAAGGCGGTGGCGCTTTTCGGCCGCATGGGGTTCAAGGAGGCCGTTCGAACGACACTCATGTCCCGTGGCCGCGCCCCGGCGATGACGTTGTCATCCATCTACAGTCTCGGGGGGCTTGAGAAAGGTTGA
- a CDS encoding 2-oxoacid:ferredoxin oxidoreductase subunit beta has translation MASNLKLFREEEVHNDWCPGCGDFGILSAIQMALADLAIPPHRVTMFSGIGCSGKTPHYIRTYGVHTLHGRVVPFATGAKLSNPELEIIAVGGDGDGYGIGAGHFLGAGRRNTDMAYIVYNNGVYGLTKGQASPTLKGGLKTKSLPQENINEGINPLAVALSAGYTWIGRAYAFDAKHLKEMIKMAVQHKGAALLDVLQPCPTYNNIHSKDWFAGEDLGTNNPRIYKLEATGYNGVVDNHQDDSEIAAKKGAAFIKMQEWGDKIPIGVFYQENRITFEEKLRKRLPSYAAAPLSKAVLNQGTKPTADVQPLLEQLRVL, from the coding sequence ATGGCGTCTAACCTCAAACTGTTTCGCGAAGAAGAAGTCCACAACGACTGGTGCCCGGGCTGCGGCGATTTCGGTATCCTTAGCGCCATCCAGATGGCACTCGCGGACCTCGCGATCCCGCCCCACCGCGTGACTATGTTCTCCGGGATAGGCTGCTCCGGGAAGACGCCGCATTACATCCGCACGTACGGTGTCCACACGCTCCATGGACGCGTCGTTCCGTTCGCGACCGGTGCGAAGCTTTCGAACCCCGAGTTGGAGATAATCGCGGTCGGAGGCGACGGCGACGGCTACGGGATCGGCGCGGGGCACTTCCTCGGCGCCGGACGCCGGAACACGGACATGGCCTACATCGTCTACAACAACGGCGTCTACGGCCTTACGAAGGGCCAAGCGTCGCCCACGTTGAAAGGGGGGCTAAAGACGAAATCCCTTCCGCAGGAGAACATCAACGAGGGGATCAATCCCCTGGCCGTCGCGCTTTCCGCCGGCTACACTTGGATCGGCCGCGCCTACGCGTTCGACGCCAAGCACCTCAAGGAAATGATCAAGATGGCCGTGCAGCACAAGGGCGCGGCCCTTCTCGACGTGCTGCAACCCTGTCCCACGTACAACAACATCCACAGCAAGGACTGGTTCGCAGGCGAAGACCTGGGAACGAACAACCCGCGCATCTACAAGCTCGAAGCGACGGGCTACAACGGCGTCGTCGACAACCACCAGGACGATTCGGAGATCGCGGCGAAGAAAGGAGCGGCGTTCATCAAGATGCAAGAATGGGGCGACAAGATCCCCATCGGCGTCTTCTACCAGGAGAACAGGATAACGTTCGAAGAGAAGCTCAGAAAAAGGCTCCCGAGCTACGCAGCGGCGCCGCTGTCGAAGGCGGTCCTTAACCAGGGCACGAAGCCGACGGCGGATGTGCAGCCGTTGTTGGAACAGTTGAGGGTGCTGTAG